One Pseudomonas abieticivorans genomic region harbors:
- the bamE gene encoding outer membrane protein assembly factor BamE domain-containing protein, translating into MSLRSIALLSLCVLLTACNKINQENYSQLKAGMTKPEVEKLLGSPTDCSGALGMSSCTWGDKNSFISVQYAGEKVVMYSGQGLK; encoded by the coding sequence ATGTCTTTGCGTTCAATCGCCTTGTTGTCGCTGTGCGTTTTGCTGACTGCGTGTAACAAGATCAACCAGGAAAATTATTCACAGCTCAAGGCGGGCATGACCAAGCCGGAAGTGGAAAAGCTGCTGGGCAGCCCCACTGATTGTTCGGGCGCACTGGGCATGTCCAGTTGCACGTGGGGGGACAAGAACAGTTTCATCAGCGTGCAGTACGCAGGCGAGAAAGTGGTGATGTACTCGGGGCAGGGGTTGAAATGA
- a CDS encoding DUF2339 domain-containing protein, with translation MQWLFMLLGLVLGGAFDESIEGALVGAVLGLALGLSIRLGALARTSREHARQLAQTREALAALQARVALLDPAIVAPTVATRPPVETQPDLVWELPDTEPPQPDAWSREPITPGEPNFIEKAVAGARAWLLGGNTVLRIGVVLLFLGLAFLLRYATENVVVPIELRYAGVAACALLLLGLGWRLRERKRQYGLLLQGAGVAVLYLTVFAAMRLHSLIDPGPAMALLVAVTVFSAMLAVMQDALGLAAAAALGGFAAPILASTGAGSHVALFSYFALLNAGILSIAWFKAWRLLNLIGFVGTFGIGFTWGLRSYTPELFASTEPFLLLFFFMYLAIGLLFARRSLLDTPEPSAQPAWRNRANYVHGSILFGPPLVGFGLQYALVRHLEFGPAFSALGLGVIYMGVAWLLARRVPERAALLLEACLALGVIFASLAIPLGLGAHWTTAAWAVEGAGLVWLGVRQGRRLACAFALLLQAGAAVCFFQGAAPLQGEPLTALLVGLAALFSAWQLHVGRDQGFAGWARLSIALLVWGALWWLFAWQSVLVRWVPYPLHVARQLSILAVSAALAAWLAPRLRWSALAHLSLALIPLAGLALLLEWDDHAHPLGQFGWLAWALVFVAHFWSLRRLPAWLYAKALSGAHVVGCWLLIGVLALELRYALLQLADVYNAWRWLGWALLPSLYLLAMASPRAWPWPVSEQPQAYRWWAALPLAVAMLGWYWLANVFSDGDAQPLPYVPLINPLELGLLFVLFGIHSWSRSTAADAVLHAAHLRGPVQWLLGASLFALITATVMRTAHHWAGVPYALDWLLGSMLVQAALSLVWTLIALGLMIGGHLRHRREVWLVGAVLIAVVVAKLVFVELSNHGGLSRIVSFIGVGVLLLVVGYFAPLPPRRNESGVHS, from the coding sequence ATGCAATGGCTTTTCATGTTGCTGGGGCTGGTGCTGGGCGGCGCTTTCGATGAGTCCATCGAAGGGGCGCTGGTGGGCGCAGTGCTGGGCCTGGCGCTGGGCTTGAGTATTCGCCTGGGCGCCTTGGCGCGTACCAGCCGCGAACATGCCCGCCAATTGGCGCAAACGCGCGAGGCTCTGGCAGCGTTGCAGGCTCGGGTTGCATTGCTCGATCCGGCCATTGTTGCCCCTACGGTGGCCACGCGACCGCCTGTCGAAACCCAGCCAGACCTTGTTTGGGAGCTGCCTGACACAGAGCCACCCCAGCCCGACGCCTGGTCACGCGAACCCATTACCCCTGGCGAACCCAACTTCATCGAGAAAGCTGTAGCGGGCGCCCGCGCCTGGCTGCTGGGCGGCAACACGGTACTGCGCATTGGCGTGGTGCTGCTGTTCTTGGGCCTGGCCTTCTTGCTGCGCTATGCCACTGAAAACGTCGTGGTGCCGATCGAACTGCGCTACGCCGGGGTGGCGGCTTGCGCACTGCTATTGCTGGGGCTGGGTTGGCGGTTGCGCGAGCGCAAACGTCAATATGGGCTATTGCTGCAAGGCGCCGGGGTGGCGGTGCTGTACCTCACGGTATTTGCCGCGATGCGCCTGCATTCATTGATCGATCCCGGCCCGGCCATGGCTCTGCTGGTGGCAGTGACGGTGTTTTCGGCAATGCTTGCCGTCATGCAGGACGCCTTGGGGCTGGCCGCGGCGGCGGCGTTGGGCGGCTTTGCCGCGCCCATCCTGGCTTCCACCGGCGCAGGCAGCCACGTGGCGTTGTTCAGTTACTTCGCGCTGCTCAATGCCGGGATCCTTTCGATTGCCTGGTTCAAGGCCTGGCGCCTGCTCAACCTGATCGGTTTTGTCGGCACCTTTGGCATCGGCTTCACTTGGGGCCTGCGTTCCTATACCCCGGAGCTGTTTGCCAGCACCGAGCCATTCCTGCTGCTGTTTTTCTTCATGTACCTGGCGATCGGCCTGCTGTTTGCCCGCCGTTCCTTGCTCGATACACCAGAACCGTCGGCGCAACCGGCGTGGCGCAACCGCGCCAATTACGTGCATGGCAGCATCCTGTTCGGCCCGCCGCTGGTGGGGTTTGGCCTGCAATATGCGCTGGTTCGGCATTTGGAGTTCGGCCCGGCGTTCAGTGCGCTTGGGCTGGGCGTGATCTACATGGGCGTGGCTTGGTTGCTGGCACGCCGGGTACCGGAGCGTGCCGCACTGCTGCTGGAAGCCTGCCTGGCCCTGGGGGTGATTTTTGCAAGCCTGGCCATCCCGCTGGGGCTTGGTGCGCACTGGACCACGGCAGCCTGGGCGGTGGAGGGAGCCGGGCTGGTGTGGCTGGGTGTGCGCCAGGGGCGACGATTGGCGTGCGCGTTTGCCTTATTGCTGCAGGCCGGTGCCGCCGTGTGCTTCTTCCAGGGGGCGGCCCCGTTGCAGGGTGAACCGCTGACGGCGCTGTTGGTAGGCCTGGCTGCGCTGTTCAGCGCCTGGCAGTTGCATGTGGGGCGTGACCAAGGGTTTGCCGGCTGGGCGCGGTTGAGCATCGCGTTGCTGGTGTGGGGCGCGTTGTGGTGGTTGTTTGCCTGGCAGAGCGTGCTGGTGCGCTGGGTGCCATACCCGCTGCACGTGGCCAGGCAATTGAGTATTTTGGCGGTGAGTGCCGCGCTGGCGGCCTGGCTGGCACCGCGCTTGCGCTGGTCGGCGCTGGCGCATTTGAGCCTGGCATTGATTCCTTTGGCGGGGTTGGCGCTGTTGCTGGAATGGGATGACCACGCGCATCCCCTGGGCCAATTCGGCTGGCTGGCCTGGGCTTTGGTGTTCGTTGCGCACTTCTGGTCGCTGCGACGGCTGCCTGCCTGGCTTTACGCCAAGGCGTTGAGTGGCGCCCATGTGGTGGGCTGTTGGTTGCTGATCGGCGTGCTGGCCTTGGAGTTGCGTTATGCACTGCTGCAACTGGCCGATGTTTACAACGCTTGGCGCTGGTTGGGCTGGGCGCTGCTGCCAAGCCTGTATCTGCTGGCCATGGCCAGCCCGCGTGCCTGGCCATGGCCCGTCAGCGAGCAGCCCCAGGCCTATCGCTGGTGGGCGGCGTTACCGTTGGCAGTGGCCATGCTGGGGTGGTACTGGCTGGCGAACGTATTCAGTGACGGCGACGCGCAGCCTTTGCCCTATGTGCCACTGATCAATCCGTTGGAGCTGGGTTTGCTGTTCGTGCTGTTTGGCATCCACAGTTGGTCACGCAGTACGGCGGCCGATGCCGTGCTCCACGCGGCGCACCTTCGTGGCCCGGTGCAATGGTTGCTGGGCGCTTCGCTGTTCGCCCTGATCACCGCCACGGTGATGCGTACCGCGCACCACTGGGCGGGCGTACCGTACGCGCTGGACTGGCTGCTGGGCTCCATGCTGGTGCAGGCCGCCTTGTCGCTGGTGTGGACCCTGATTGCCCTGGGCCTGATGATTGGTGGTCACCTGCGCCACCGCCGCGAAGTATGGCTGGTGGGCGCGGTATTGATTGCAGTGGTGGTGGCCAAGCTGGTTTTCGTCGAATTAAGCAACCACGGTGGCTTGTCGAGGATTGTCTCGTTCATCGGGGTGGGTGTATTACTGCTGGTAGTCGGCTATTTTGCACCGCTGCCGCCACGGCGCAATGAATCAGGAGTGCACAGTTGA
- a CDS encoding formimidoylglutamate deiminase translates to MSAFFAERALLPAGWAENVRLEVDANGLISKVEVNASGDNAERISGPVLPGMPNLHSHAFQRAMAGLAEVAGNPNDSFWTWRDLMYRLVGKISPEQLGVIARQLYIEMLKAGYTSVAEFHYVHHDTSGQAYADPTELSRQVSQAASAAGIGLTLLPVLYSHSGFGGQAPNDGQRRFINSTENYLDLQARLAPILAKEPAQQLGLCFHSLRAVTPQQIEQVLAASDKACPVHIHIAEQQKEVDDCIAWSGRRPLQWLYENTAVDQRWCLVHATHANPEEVSLMAKSGAIAGLCLTTEANLGDGIFPAVDYLAQGGRMGIGSDSHVSLSVVEELRWLEYGQRLRDQRRNRLYGQDQPMVGRTLFDAALQGGAQALGQPIGALAVGQRADWLVLDGNDPYLATASGDGILNRWLFAGGDRQVRDVLVNGKWVVRDGRHAGEQQSRTAFTRVLRELLG, encoded by the coding sequence ATGTCCGCTTTCTTCGCCGAACGCGCGTTGCTCCCTGCTGGATGGGCTGAAAATGTACGGCTGGAGGTCGACGCCAACGGCCTGATCAGCAAAGTTGAAGTGAATGCCAGCGGTGATAACGCCGAGCGGATCAGCGGGCCAGTGCTACCGGGCATGCCCAACCTACACTCCCACGCCTTTCAGCGCGCCATGGCGGGCCTGGCGGAAGTAGCCGGCAACCCCAACGACAGTTTTTGGACCTGGCGCGACCTGATGTACCGCCTGGTCGGCAAGATCAGCCCCGAGCAGTTGGGGGTGATCGCCCGCCAGTTGTACATCGAGATGCTCAAGGCCGGCTACACCTCGGTGGCCGAATTCCACTACGTGCACCACGACACCTCGGGCCAGGCCTACGCCGACCCTACCGAGCTGTCGCGCCAGGTCAGCCAGGCGGCCAGTGCCGCAGGGATCGGCTTGACCTTGCTGCCGGTGCTGTACAGCCATTCCGGCTTTGGTGGGCAGGCACCCAACGACGGCCAACGGCGCTTCATCAACAGCACCGAAAACTACCTGGACCTGCAAGCGCGCCTGGCGCCGATCCTGGCCAAAGAGCCGGCGCAGCAACTGGGCCTGTGCTTCCACTCCCTGCGCGCCGTGACCCCGCAACAGATCGAGCAGGTGCTGGCCGCCAGCGACAAAGCCTGCCCGGTGCATATCCACATCGCCGAGCAACAAAAGGAAGTGGACGACTGCATCGCCTGGAGCGGTCGCCGGCCGCTGCAATGGTTGTACGAAAACACCGCAGTAGATCAGCGCTGGTGCCTGGTGCACGCCACCCACGCCAATCCCGAGGAAGTCAGCCTGATGGCCAAGAGCGGCGCCATCGCCGGCTTGTGCCTGACTACGGAGGCCAACTTGGGTGACGGGATCTTCCCGGCCGTGGATTACCTGGCCCAGGGCGGGCGCATGGGCATCGGCTCCGACAGCCATGTGTCGCTAAGCGTGGTGGAAGAACTGCGTTGGCTGGAATACGGGCAGCGCCTGCGCGACCAGCGCCGCAACCGCCTGTATGGGCAAGACCAGCCGATGGTAGGCCGCACGCTGTTCGATGCAGCCTTGCAGGGTGGCGCCCAGGCGCTGGGCCAGCCGATTGGCGCATTGGCGGTGGGGCAGCGCGCCGACTGGCTGGTGCTCGACGGCAACGACCCGTACCTGGCCACCGCCAGTGGCGACGGCATCTTGAACCGTTGGTTGTTTGCCGGCGGTGATCGCCAAGTGCGCGACGTACTGGTGAATGGCAAGTGGGTGGTGCGTGATGGGCGCCATGCTGGCGAACAGCAGAGCCGGACAGCCTTCACCCGGGTGTTGCGCGAGTTGTTGGGCTGA
- a CDS encoding lipocalin family protein: MSRLKGLMLLASVAGALLLAGCASKPDESMAPHTAGQVDLKRYKGTWYELARLPMFFQRNCAQSEAHYSLQPDGNVGVLNRCRTAEGEWEEAKGTATPQVAGKTDKLWVEFDNWFSKALPGVAKGDYWILYVGDGYKTALVGNPNRKYLWLLSRTPTVSEEVREELLAKARQQGYDTTRLIWRTADRDIQK; this comes from the coding sequence ATGAGTCGTTTGAAAGGATTGATGTTATTGGCCAGTGTGGCCGGGGCTTTACTGCTGGCCGGTTGCGCGAGCAAGCCGGACGAAAGCATGGCGCCGCATACGGCGGGGCAGGTTGACCTCAAGCGCTACAAGGGCACTTGGTATGAGCTGGCGCGTTTGCCGATGTTCTTCCAGCGCAACTGCGCGCAATCCGAAGCCCATTACAGCTTGCAGCCGGACGGCAATGTGGGTGTGCTGAACCGCTGCCGTACCGCCGAGGGCGAGTGGGAAGAGGCCAAGGGCACCGCCACGCCACAGGTAGCCGGCAAGACAGACAAACTGTGGGTGGAGTTCGACAATTGGTTTTCCAAGGCGTTGCCAGGCGTAGCCAAAGGCGACTACTGGATTTTGTACGTGGGCGATGGTTACAAGACCGCCCTGGTTGGCAACCCTAACCGCAAGTACCTGTGGCTGCTGTCACGCACCCCGACGGTTTCCGAGGAAGTGCGCGAAGAGCTGCTGGCCAAGGCCCGCCAGCAGGGGTATGACACCACCCGGCTGATCTGGCGCACTGCCGATCGCGATATTCAAAAATAG
- the hutC gene encoding histidine utilization repressor yields MGESPAPLYARVKQMINLQIANGTWPPHHRVPSESELVAQLGFSRMTINRALREMTAEGLLVRMQGVGTFVAEPKSQSALFAVHNIADEIESRGHRHSCKVISVSEEAAGSERALALDMREGQRVFHSVIVHYENDIAVQIEDRFVNALVAPDYLKQDFTQETPYAYLTKVAPLTEGEHVVEAILADAEECKLLQIEAGEPCLLIRRRTWSGRQPVTAARLIHPGSRHRLEGRFSK; encoded by the coding sequence ATGGGCGAAAGTCCGGCGCCCTTGTATGCCCGCGTCAAACAGATGATCAACCTGCAGATCGCCAACGGCACGTGGCCGCCGCACCACCGCGTGCCGTCCGAGAGCGAGCTGGTGGCGCAACTGGGCTTCAGCCGCATGACCATCAACCGCGCCCTGCGCGAGATGACCGCCGAAGGCCTGCTGGTGCGCATGCAAGGGGTGGGCACCTTCGTGGCCGAGCCCAAGAGCCAGTCCGCGCTGTTTGCCGTGCACAACATCGCCGATGAAATCGAGTCCCGTGGCCACCGCCACAGCTGCAAAGTCATCTCCGTGAGCGAAGAGGCTGCAGGTTCCGAACGCGCCTTGGCCCTGGACATGCGCGAAGGCCAGCGGGTGTTCCATTCGGTGATCGTGCACTACGAAAACGATATTGCCGTGCAAATCGAAGACCGCTTCGTGAATGCACTGGTGGCGCCGGATTACCTCAAGCAGGATTTCACCCAAGAAACGCCATACGCCTACCTCACCAAGGTCGCACCCTTGACCGAAGGCGAGCACGTGGTCGAGGCGATCTTGGCCGACGCCGAAGAATGCAAATTGCTGCAGATTGAAGCGGGCGAGCCCTGCCTGCTGATCCGCCGCCGCACCTGGTCCGGCCGCCAGCCAGTGACCGCCGCACGGCTGATCCACCCCGGTTCCCGTCATCGCCTGGAAGGTCGTTTCAGCAAATGA
- a CDS encoding methyl-accepting chemotaxis protein, which produces MINSDQQASRTSSVAAAINELGAAAQEIAQNAALASQHSSDARSLAEDGQKVVDQTISVMSQLSAKISDSCGNIETLNANTVNIGQILEVITSISQQTNLLALNAAIEAARAGDAGRGFAVVADEVRNLAHRTQDSAQQVQKIIEELQVGAREAVGTMTESQSQSEHSVGIANQAGERLSSVTVRIGEIDGMNQSVATATEEQTAVVEAINMDITEINTLNQEGVENLQSTLRACSDLEQQVTRLKGLVGSFRI; this is translated from the coding sequence ATGATCAATTCCGACCAGCAAGCCAGCCGCACCAGCAGCGTCGCCGCAGCGATCAACGAGCTGGGCGCGGCCGCCCAGGAAATCGCCCAGAACGCCGCCCTCGCTTCCCAGCATTCCAGCGATGCACGCAGCCTGGCCGAAGATGGTCAAAAAGTGGTCGACCAAACCATCTCAGTGATGAGCCAGTTGTCGGCGAAAATCAGCGACTCGTGCGGCAATATCGAGACCCTGAACGCCAATACGGTAAACATCGGGCAGATCCTCGAAGTCATCACCAGCATTTCTCAGCAAACCAACCTGCTGGCGCTGAACGCGGCCATTGAAGCGGCCCGTGCCGGCGACGCTGGCCGTGGTTTTGCCGTGGTGGCCGACGAAGTCCGCAACCTGGCCCACCGTACCCAGGACTCGGCGCAACAGGTGCAAAAAATCATCGAGGAGCTGCAGGTAGGCGCCCGCGAAGCGGTCGGCACCATGACTGAAAGCCAGAGCCAGAGCGAGCACAGCGTGGGCATCGCCAACCAGGCCGGCGAGCGCCTGAGCAGCGTGACCGTGCGTATTGGCGAGATCGACGGCATGAACCAATCGGTGGCCACGGCGACCGAGGAACAGACGGCCGTGGTGGAGGCCATCAACATGGATATCACCGAGATCAATACGCTGAATCAGGAAGGGGTGGAAAACCTGCAATCGACGTTGCGTGCGTGCAGTGATCTGGAACAGCAGGTAACCCGTTTGAAAGGGTTGGTGGGTAGCTTCCGCATCTAA
- a CDS encoding class 1 fructose-bisphosphatase — protein MSRVTLSRYLIEQTRSNNTPADLRFLIEVVARACKEISHAVSKGALGGVLGSMGTENVQGEVQKKLDVLSNDILLEANEWGGHLAGMASEEMDNAYQIPGKYPKGAYLLVFDPLDGSSNIDINAPVGTIFSVLRCPNEYLSQNEPLNEKAFLQPGTEQVAAGYAIYGPQTMLVLTMGHGVKGFTLDREMGSFALTHEDITIPETTAEFAINMSNQRHWEAPVQRYVGELLAGEDGPLEKNYNMRWVAAMVADVHRILTRGGLFMYPRDSREPSKPGKLRLMYEANPMSFLVEQAGGASTDGHQRILDIQPEGLHQRVAVYLGSKEEVERVTAYHAE, from the coding sequence ATGTCCCGCGTTACCCTGAGTCGCTATTTGATTGAGCAGACCCGCAGCAATAATACGCCTGCCGATCTGCGTTTCCTGATCGAAGTGGTGGCGCGTGCCTGCAAAGAGATCAGCCATGCCGTCTCCAAGGGCGCGCTGGGCGGTGTACTGGGCAGCATGGGCACCGAGAACGTACAAGGCGAAGTGCAGAAGAAATTGGACGTGCTGTCCAACGACATCCTGCTTGAAGCCAACGAATGGGGTGGTCACCTGGCCGGCATGGCGTCCGAAGAGATGGACAATGCCTACCAGATCCCCGGCAAATACCCGAAGGGCGCATACCTGCTGGTATTCGACCCATTGGACGGCTCGTCCAACATCGACATCAATGCGCCAGTCGGCACTATCTTCTCGGTGCTGCGTTGCCCCAACGAATACCTGAGCCAGAACGAGCCGCTGAACGAAAAGGCCTTCCTGCAGCCAGGTACCGAGCAAGTCGCTGCCGGTTATGCCATCTACGGCCCGCAAACCATGCTGGTGCTGACCATGGGGCACGGCGTCAAGGGCTTCACCCTGGACCGCGAAATGGGCAGCTTCGCACTGACCCACGAAGACATCACCATCCCGGAAACCACCGCGGAATTCGCCATCAACATGTCCAACCAGCGCCACTGGGAAGCCCCGGTACAGCGCTACGTAGGCGAATTGCTGGCAGGTGAAGACGGTCCGTTGGAAAAGAACTACAACATGCGTTGGGTAGCCGCGATGGTCGCGGACGTGCACCGTATCCTCACCCGTGGCGGCCTGTTCATGTACCCGCGCGATTCCCGTGAGCCGTCCAAGCCAGGCAAGCTGCGCCTGATGTACGAAGCCAACCCGATGTCGTTCCTGGTAGAACAAGCTGGCGGCGCCTCCACCGACGGCCATCAGCGCATCCTCGACATTCAGCCTGAAGGCCTGCACCAGCGTGTGGCGGTGTACCTGGGTTCCAAAGAAGAAGTTGAGCGCGTGACCGCGTACCACGCCGAATAA
- a CDS encoding HutD/Ves family protein, whose amino-acid sequence MSQVNVLRAAHYPRMPWKNGGGSTEEITRDTGTGLDGFGWRVSIADIAESGGFSSFAGYQRIITVLQGDGMILKVDGHDSRPLKPFDAFDFAGEAAVSSELLGGAIRDFNLIYSPARYKARLQWLEGEQRLFSSADTVLVFSASESLQVNVAGASQMLGRYDSLQIEEGGGALAEIALAGGRFCLIELIRIA is encoded by the coding sequence ATGAGCCAAGTCAACGTACTACGCGCTGCCCACTACCCACGCATGCCCTGGAAGAACGGCGGCGGCAGCACCGAAGAAATCACCCGCGACACCGGCACCGGCCTGGACGGTTTCGGCTGGCGCGTGTCGATCGCCGACATTGCCGAGTCCGGCGGCTTCTCAAGCTTTGCCGGCTATCAGCGGATCATCACCGTGCTGCAAGGCGATGGCATGATCCTCAAGGTCGACGGCCACGACAGCCGGCCGTTGAAGCCATTCGATGCGTTTGATTTTGCCGGTGAAGCTGCCGTGTCCTCTGAATTGCTGGGCGGGGCGATCCGTGATTTCAACCTGATTTACTCGCCCGCGCGGTACAAGGCTCGGTTGCAGTGGCTCGAAGGTGAGCAACGATTGTTCAGCTCGGCCGACACAGTATTGGTGTTCAGTGCCAGCGAGTCGTTGCAGGTGAACGTGGCGGGCGCCTCGCAAATGCTGGGGCGCTATGACAGCCTGCAGATCGAGGAGGGTGGCGGCGCGCTGGCGGAAATCGCCCTGGCGGGTGGGCGATTCTGTTTGATTGAGTTGATTCGAATCGCTTGA
- a CDS encoding DUF3999 domain-containing protein — protein sequence MKRTLNLGLLAVGLCAAFSAMAREQLADFASQLPLTVTGQGPWYRLELPLAVQLSAHQSDLGDVRVFNAAGEPLAYSLLHELPQHIDNQVQTSVKWFPLYEAADAVDAAPAVRVQLGAHGSLIEVQPEQDLEAGEEILRGWLLDTSAINGPLTQLSIDWNSEREGIQRFSIQGSDDLQHWRSLGDGQVARLSFADERIEQHDVTLPAQPARYLRLLWQSPRSAPVLSAVQVLSSNSTVVPPALVWSEPLKGVALKNSEYSWQLPGPLAVERLKVTLDQPNSLAPVDVFGRNDSKNGWEPLEGGLLYRLTQNGEDDLQDELPMRGETLRQVMMHVDDRGGGLGSEAPTLRVAVRPVQLVFLARGEPPYRLAVGSATVTGAQLPLATLIPDASVPGGRATLAVAAPVIAALPVAAPPASIDWKRIALWAVLVVGVLVLGAMAYSLTRARATRH from the coding sequence TTGAAACGAACGTTGAACCTTGGCTTGCTGGCCGTGGGGCTGTGCGCCGCTTTCTCGGCAATGGCCCGCGAGCAGCTCGCCGATTTTGCTAGCCAATTGCCTCTGACGGTCACCGGCCAGGGGCCGTGGTATCGCCTGGAGTTGCCGCTGGCCGTGCAACTGAGTGCCCACCAGAGTGACTTGGGCGATGTGCGTGTGTTCAACGCCGCCGGTGAGCCACTGGCTTATTCGCTGTTGCACGAACTGCCGCAACATATCGACAACCAGGTGCAAACCTCGGTGAAGTGGTTTCCGTTGTACGAAGCTGCCGACGCCGTCGATGCCGCGCCCGCCGTGCGTGTGCAGCTAGGCGCCCACGGTAGCCTGATCGAGGTGCAGCCTGAGCAAGACCTGGAAGCGGGCGAGGAAATACTGCGTGGCTGGCTGTTGGACACCAGCGCCATCAATGGCCCGCTGACCCAGTTGAGCATCGACTGGAACAGCGAGCGCGAAGGTATTCAGCGTTTCAGTATCCAAGGCAGTGATGACCTGCAGCACTGGCGCTCGCTGGGTGACGGGCAGGTGGCCCGGCTGTCATTTGCCGACGAACGGATCGAGCAACACGACGTGACCTTGCCCGCCCAACCCGCGCGCTACCTGCGCTTGCTGTGGCAGAGCCCTCGCTCGGCCCCGGTACTGAGTGCCGTGCAAGTGCTTAGCAGCAACTCGACAGTGGTGCCGCCGGCATTGGTGTGGTCCGAGCCGCTCAAGGGGGTTGCCTTGAAGAACAGCGAATACAGTTGGCAATTGCCCGGCCCGCTGGCCGTCGAGCGCTTGAAAGTCACCCTGGATCAGCCCAACAGCTTGGCCCCGGTGGATGTGTTCGGGCGTAACGACAGCAAGAACGGCTGGGAGCCACTGGAGGGCGGCCTGTTGTATCGCCTGACCCAGAACGGCGAGGACGACTTGCAGGATGAACTGCCGATGCGCGGCGAAACCCTGCGCCAAGTGATGATGCACGTGGATGACCGCGGCGGAGGCCTGGGCAGCGAGGCGCCGACCCTGCGCGTGGCAGTACGCCCGGTGCAGTTGGTATTCCTGGCGCGCGGTGAGCCGCCCTATCGGCTGGCGGTGGGCAGTGCCACGGTCACCGGTGCGCAATTGCCCCTGGCCACGTTGATTCCCGACGCCAGCGTGCCGGGCGGCCGCGCTACATTGGCGGTCGCAGCCCCGGTGATCGCCGCCTTGCCTGTGGCCGCACCGCCGGCAAGTATCGACTGGAAGCGCATAGCCCTTTGGGCGGTACTGGTGGTCGGCGTGCTTGTGCTGGGGGCCATGGCCTACAGCCTGACCCGGGCCCGTGCAACCCGACATTAA